A single genomic interval of Homo sapiens chromosome 7, GRCh38.p14 Primary Assembly harbors:
- the BRI3 gene encoding membrane protein BRI3 isoform b (isoform b is encoded by transcript variant 2): MDHKPLLQERPPAYNLEAGQGDYACGPHGYGAIPAAPPPPPYPYLVTGIPTHHPRVYNIHSRTVTRYPANSIVVVGGCPVCRHQRSSWLYTYPLRVCT, encoded by the exons ATGGACCACAAGCCGCTGCTGCAGGAGCGGCCGCCCGCCTACAACCTGGAGGCCGGCCAGGGCGACTACGCGTGCGGCCCGCACGGCTACGGCGCCATCCCCGccgcgcccccgccgccgccctACCCCTACCTCGTCACAG GGATACCCACCCACCATCCCAGGGTCTACAACATCCACAGCCGGACCGTCACCCGCTATCCTGCCAACTCTATCGTGGTCGTAGGAGGCTGTCCTGTCTGCAG GCACCAGAGGTCATCCTGGCTTTACACGTATCCTTTGAGAGTCTGTACCTGA
- the BRI3 gene encoding membrane protein BRI3 isoform X2: MDHKPLLQERPPAYNLEAGQGDYACGPHGYGAIPAAPPPPPYPYLVTGGPVTNFPRRRLPRDTHPPSQGLQHPQPDRHPLSCQLYRGRRRLSCLQGWGAGGLLHLPGHLPGHHPLPLWVHLLFCLEEATMPQLWSHLRLKGTPGPAFLHPALFF; this comes from the exons ATGGACCACAAGCCGCTGCTGCAGGAGCGGCCGCCCGCCTACAACCTGGAGGCCGGCCAGGGCGACTACGCGTGCGGCCCGCACGGCTACGGCGCCATCCCCGccgcgcccccgccgccgccctACCCCTACCTCGTCACAGGTGGGCCCGTAACCAACTTTCCCCGCCGGCGGCTTCCGAG GGATACCCACCCACCATCCCAGGGTCTACAACATCCACAGCCGGACCGTCACCCGCTATCCTGCCAACTCTATCGTGGTCGTAGGAGGCTGTCCTGTCTGCAG GGTTGGGGTGCTGGAGGACTGCTTCACCTTCCTGGGCATCTTCCTGGCCATCATCCTCTTCCCCTTTGGGTTCATTTGCTGTTTTGCCTTGAGGAAGCGACGATGCCCCAACTGTGGAGCCACCTTCGCTTAAAGGGAACACCAGGCCCGGCTTTCCTACACCCAGCTCTCTTTTTCTAA
- the BRI3 gene encoding membrane protein BRI3 isoform a (isoform a is encoded by transcript variant 1) — translation MDHKPLLQERPPAYNLEAGQGDYACGPHGYGAIPAAPPPPPYPYLVTGIPTHHPRVYNIHSRTVTRYPANSIVVVGGCPVCRVGVLEDCFTFLGIFLAIILFPFGFICCFALRKRRCPNCGATFA, via the exons ATGGACCACAAGCCGCTGCTGCAGGAGCGGCCGCCCGCCTACAACCTGGAGGCCGGCCAGGGCGACTACGCGTGCGGCCCGCACGGCTACGGCGCCATCCCCGccgcgcccccgccgccgccctACCCCTACCTCGTCACAG GGATACCCACCCACCATCCCAGGGTCTACAACATCCACAGCCGGACCGTCACCCGCTATCCTGCCAACTCTATCGTGGTCGTAGGAGGCTGTCCTGTCTGCAG GGTTGGGGTGCTGGAGGACTGCTTCACCTTCCTGGGCATCTTCCTGGCCATCATCCTCTTCCCCTTTGGGTTCATTTGCTGTTTTGCCTTGAGGAAGCGACGATGCCCCAACTGTGGAGCCACCTTCGCTTAA